A part of Doryrhamphus excisus isolate RoL2022-K1 chromosome 8, RoL_Dexc_1.0, whole genome shotgun sequence genomic DNA contains:
- the LOC131134996 gene encoding claudin-9-like: protein MASSGLEILGMTLAVAGWLGVMVACGLPMWRVAAYVGQNIVVSQVIWEGLWMNCSVQSTGQMHCKVHDSMLGLPVDLQAARALVVVSMVLCVMGIGLSVAGAQCTDCSRDVSTKWRFMVAGGLVLTVAGLLLLLAVSWTAHAIVMGFYDPLLEETGKRDFGNALYFGWAASCLLTLGGALLCCSCQPRKSTVRRVPAQVGYTAVKSLSTRGYDRRDYV from the coding sequence ATGGCATCGTCCGGCTTGGAGATCCTGGGAATGACGCTGGCTGTGGCGGGCTGGCTGGGGGTGATGGTGGCGTGCGGCCTGCCCATGTGGCGTGTGGCCGCGTACGTGGGTCAGAACATCGTGGTCTCGCAGGTGATCTGGGAGGGCTTGTGGATGAACTGCTCGGTGCAGAGCACGGGGCAAATGCACTGCAAGGTGCACGACTCCATGCTGGGGCTTCCTGTGGACCTGCAGGCGGCACGCGCTCTCGTGGTGGTCTCCATGGTGCTGTGCGTCATGGGTATCGGATTGTCTGTGGCGGGGGCGCAGTGCACCGACTGCAGCCGGGACGTGAGCACTAAATGGCGTTTCATGGTGGCTGGCGGTCTCGTCTTGACGGTGGcaggactgctgctgctgctggcggTGTCCTGGACGGCCCACGCCATTGTGATGGGCTTCTACGACCCGCTGCTGGAAGAGACGGGCAAACGGGACTTTGGCAACGCGCTCTACTTCGGCTGGGCCGCCTCCTGCCTGCTCACCCTGGGGGGGGCCTTGCTGTGTTGCTCCTGCCAACCCAGAAAGTCCACGGTGCGCAGGGTGCCCGCCCAGGTGGGCTACACGGCTGTTAAGAGCTTATCAACACGTGGCTATGACAGACGAGACTACGTGTGA